The DNA sequence CAGGCCTTCGGGTACAACGTGCACAGGTGCTGCATGGCTGTCGTCAGCTCGTGTCGTGAGATGTCGCGTTAAGTCGCTTAACGAGCGAAACCCTTGTCTCTAGTTGCCAGCGAGTAAAGTCGGGGACTCTAGAGAGACCGCCGGTGTTAAACCGGAGGAAGGTGGGGATGACGTCAAGTCCTCATGGCCCTTATGACTAGGGCTGCACACGTCCTACAATGGGTCGCACAAAGGGATGCAAAGCCGCGAGGTCGAGCAAATCCCAAAAAACGGCCCCTAGTTCGGATTGCAGGCTGCAACTCGCCTGCATGAAGCTGGAATCGCTAGTAATCGCGGGTCAGCATACCGCGGTGAATGTGTTCCTGAGCCTTGTACACACCGCCCGTCAAGCCACGAAAGTGGGGGGCATCCGAAGTCGCTGAGGTAACCGCAAGGAGCCAGGCGCCTAAGATGAACTCTGCAATTGGGACTAAGTCGTAACAAGGTAGCCGTAGGGGAACCTGCGGCTGGATCACCTCCTTTCTAAAGGAAACACCTCGCGGTGCCTTCGGGCACTCCTGGGGTGGCTGTCGTCGGCTTCGGATAGCCTGCCGGTTTTTCCGGTTTGGTGACCCGAAGGTGGCGACGGTTTCAAAGAATTGTGGAGACGATCGTACTGGCCTCGACCTTCGGGGAGGGGCTGGGTTCGTGCCACCGAAAGAGATCATGCAATCCTGAGTCCGGCGGATTCCGCCGTGGTGAAGGAGAGCAAAACTGCCCGAACGCATCCCTCGTGGTTGCGGTCGTGAACGAACGAAACCCGTTGTGGCTCGGCCGAGCCACAACGGGTTTTTTCTTTTTACGGAGCTCGTTTGTCGGTCGACTTGCCGGGGACATCGACACCGGTGCACGGCACAGTCGATCTCGGGTCGGGTGGCTGTGCAGCACCCCTCGGCGGTGTACGATTCGCTAAACCGATCGGAGCAGCGGCGACGCGGTTTCCTGAGCTTGTGTTTCCGCGATCGACGCGCGAAGCACTGGTGGTGTGGGCGTCGTCCTCCTCGATGGAAGCGAAGTCGTCGGTGGTCCGTGAGTTCTCCCGTTGCGGGGTGTGGGCGTATGTCGCGAACAGTGCATCCGATCGCCGGGGTCTCGCCTCCCGAGGTCACCGAAACCACCGTCATGACCGTTTGGCCGTCGGTTGCCTCGACTGGCGTGGGGAGGATGCTCGGTCGGCTGTATGGATTGCGTGGGGGATTCGGGGCGTTGACTCTCGGAAGAGTGGCCCTGCTTGCCACGATCCCCCTGGGACTCATGCTCTACCTGTCGATGCGGTTGCCGTGGCGTTTCACCCGCTATCGATTGACGAATCGCCGCGTGTTGGTGGAGGAGGGTGTCAATCCGACGGTTCGGCAGTTTGTCGATCTCGGCGGATTCGATGCGATCGATGTCCAGGTGGAACCCGGCCAGGAGTGGTTTGCGGCCGGTGACCTCGTCTTTCGTCGGGGAGCGGTGGGTGTGCTGCGGCTGGCCGGCGTGAGCCGCCCGGAGGCTTTCCGCCGCACCTGCCTCGAGACGAGGCAATCGTTCACCGCGGTCGAGGCCCTGCGTTCCGACGCCTACGCGCGGCGTTGATGGCTCGAGTCGCCAGGGGGCAATTCCCGGCGAGTCGCGCGGGCCGCTCGCGCGGAGCTCCGCCGCCCGGTCACACGGGCTTCCGGGAGGCCACCGCGCCGCGTGCAGCCACGGCCCGCGCGATCGCCTGACGGGCTTCGTCGTCGAGCTCGCACGTCAGGCTGCCGGCGTTTTCCCGAACCTGGTCGGGATTCGTCGCACCGACCAGGACACTTATGATCCCGTCCTGTTCCGCGGTCCAAGCCAGAACGATGTCCGGCACGCGTCGCCCCAGTCGGTGAGCGATCGGGCGCAGCGCATCGACGAAATCGAGATTCCGCTGGAACTCGTCCCCCTGGAACATCGGGTATTTGTGGCGGCTGTCGGTGGTGGGAAAAACACGATCCCGCGCCATCGTGTCGGTCAGCAGGCCTTTCATCAGCGGCCAGTAGGCGACCACCGACACCCCGCGGGCCCGGCACCAGGGGAGGACGTCCGCCTCGATCTCGCGTTGGAGGATGTTGTAGTGCATCTGGCAGGCGTCCAGCGGGCAGACGGCGACGAAGCGATCGAGGAGGTCGACCGAAATGTTCGACGCTCCGACCGCCAACGTCTTGCCCTCCGCCCGCAGCGATGCCAGGGTTCCGGCAGACTCTTCGATCGGGATCCGTGGATCGGGGGCGTGAAGGTAAAGCAGGTCCACATGATCGGTCCCGAGCCGTCGCAGGCTCTCGTCGACTTCGCGCCGCAAGCGCTCGGGCCGGCCATCGACCACCTGTTTCCGCCCCGGCTCCCAATGGATCCCGCACTTGCCTGCGAGCACCACGTCGGCACGCCGATGGGTGGACAGCGCGGCCGCGATCGCGGCCTCGCTTTCGCCGGCTTCGCCGTAGCAGTAGGCGGTGTCGAGGTGCGTGATTCCCGCCGCGATCGCTGCCGCCACCGTGGCCCGGGCGTCGGCGGCGGTGATGCCACCGCGCGTCATGCCGGCCAGGGGCCAGCAGCCCAGGCCGAGCGGCCCGACGTGGACCGTGGAGTTGCCGAGGCGTCGCGCTGTCCGGTTCACGACGACTCACCCACGCCGGGTGGCGGCGACCACGAAGCCAGCGCAGGCAGCCGTGATCGGTCGACGTCACCCGCCCGTTCGGGAATGGCCGTGGCGGGCAGCAGAAAAGACCCGGTCGCGAGGAACCCGGCAACGAGCTCTGCGGCATCACGGCGGAACAGCAGGCTCGAATGCATGCAGGGTAACGTCACGTGGTCGTGATGCACGTCGGGACGGGTGCTCTCCGGTGTCACGAGCAGGTCGTGCGCCGCGGCGACGACGCCGATCTCGAGCCCCGGTGGTATCGGCAGCGTATTGACCAGGCTGGTGGGGATGGTGGTCAGTTCCCTGACCGGACGGAAGATGCCGCCGAAGACGCGTTCGGCGGCAGTGGCCACGCGGGAGCCGCGATTCGGCGGGGCGAGCATCACGAAGCGGCCGAGCTTGGAGGGGCGAAACATCCCCAGAGCAGCCCTGGCGATGATGCAGCCCATGCTGTGCGTGACCAGATGCAGACGGCCGCAGGCGGGGTCGGCATCCATTCGCCGCAGTTCGGTGGCGAACCGTTCAGCGTGCCGCAGGATCGAGCAGCACATGTTGCCGTAGCCCCATACCCGCGTCTGGTAGCCATGGTGTCGGAGACGACGGGCGAGAAGCGCCAGCATCAGCGTGTTGGCGAGAAAACCATGGACGAGCGCAACGCGTTCGCGCGGTGTGCGGGGCGATGGCGTCACGGACGGAGTCCCGGTCATCGTCCCGGACCTCGCGCGGGGCGCTCTCCACTTCCCGTCGGGTTCGCCGGCGGACGGGCTGCGGGAGCGGGGCAGCAGTCGGCAGGGCAGACGTCGTGACTGGCCGAAAGCCTTCCGACGGCCGGACGGTCGGGAAGTTGCCAGTGCCGTTCGGCGATCAGGTCACGGAGCATCGACACGAAGCGCGGTGCGGTGCCGGCCGTGGGCACCCGAACCATCTGCACGCCCAGTTCACGGCACAGGTCGGCTGCCTCCGTGTCGAGGTCGTACAGCACCTCCATGTGGTCCGAAATGAAGCCGATCGGGACGATCGCGACGCGGGACACGCCACCCCCGGCCAGCCCGCGGATCGCGTCGCACACGTCTGGCTCGAGCCAGGGCTGGGAGGGCGGGCCGCTCCGGCTTTGGAAGACGAGCCGCCAGTCGGAGACACCGGCCGCCTCGGCGACCAGCCGCGACGACTCCTCGAGTTGGGGAACGTATCGGCTGGTGTCGGCCATCGACATCGGGATGCTGTGCGCCGTGAACAAGACCGTGACGGGCTCACCGCGACCACCCAGATCGGCCAACGCCCGGCGGAGGTTGTCCGCCATCGTGTCGACGAACCCGGGGTGGTTGAAGAACACGCGGATTTTGTCGACCGTCGGTGCGTCGCCACCGACGGTCGCACAGGCGGCGGCGACGTTTTCCCGGTACTGCCGACAGCCCGAGTAGCAGCTGAACGCACTCGTCACGAGCGCCACGGCGCGTGTGACACCGTCGGTGGTCATCTGCTTCAGGGTGTCGGGAAGCAGCGGGTGCCAGTTGCGGTTTCCCCAGTAGACGGGGAGCTGAGGCCCGCGGCTCGCCAGTTCGGCGCGGAGGGCCGAGAGCAGCGCCTGATTCTGCTCGTTGATCAGGCTGCGGCCGCCGAAGTGGTGGTAGTGCTCGGCGACCTCGAGAAGTCGCTCGCGTGGCACGGGGCGACCGCGGACCACGTTCTCGAGGAACGGCATCACGTCGTCGGGCCCGTCCGGGCCCCCGAACGAGACCAGCAGCACCGCGTCGTAGAGCCCGCCATCGCCCAGACCACCGGCCGCTCCTGACCGGTCGCCACGGGGATCGGTCGGCATCGTGCTGGTCCTCCTGGCGGCTCCGACTCCGGATCGGTCACAACGCGTTCGGCACTGACCCCGACGGGATTCGAACCCGTGTTGCAGGCTTGAAAGGCCCGTGTCCTAGGCCTCTAGACGACGGGGCCGAAAGCAGTCGATCGACTTCACAAACCGATCTGATTGTCGCCGCAGGAAGCAGTTCCGGCAAGCGAGGCGACCGGAGACTCCCGAGATGAGCCCAGCCGCGTGAAGGCCAGTCTTCAGTGCGGCTCAGCGGACGGCGTCGGTATGCACCGAACGGCTCTCGGCGATCGCACGTTCTCCCACCGGTGGCACCGTCGCCTGAACCGCCTGGCCATCAGGAGCCGGACCACGCAGGGCGTCTTCAGCCGCCGGGACGGCTTCCGCCTGGACCTCTTCGGTGACCGTGGCGTCGGTCCCACGCGCAATGGCTTCGAAGACCTCGCGTCTGTGGACCGGCACCTCCTTTGGCGCCTCGATGCCCAGACGCACCTTGTCTCCACGAATCTCAACAACGACGATCGTGATGTCGTTGTTGATGACGATGCACTCGTCTTTTTTTCTCGACAGGACGAGCATGGGACACCTTCCCCGCGAACCACGCGGGGGGAAGCGGTGACGACCGAACACCTCGAGCCGCCAAACACGAGGCACTTGTCAGGCGGTCAGTTCACCCCCTGCTCGGAGGTGGAAAGACGCAGCATGAGCCACCCTGAATGTAGAGGATCTCAGGCGGCCGTCAAGCAATTCCTGGACCACAATCGCCGGTTTCGGTCCGATGTTCGGCAAATGAGCCCTGGTGGTGGGAAACGCGGGATGGTGTCGCGATCATGAATGAAGCCGTGTTTGAATCGGTTTGCGGTTTCCCGGCGAGCGCCGTGGTGGACGGCGGTCGCGGTGCCGTGTCGGCGGCTCGAAGCAGCCCGTCGGCTGTGAATCCACGGACCGTCTGAACAGGAACTAGCCGGCCAGACGTCGAGGACCGGCAACGGCCACCGACGCGGCGACGGGGACTCGGTTGCTCACCCGTCCAGATCGGCACGATCAGGATCGCCGTCTCCCCAGACGGCTC is a window from the Planctomycetota bacterium genome containing:
- a CDS encoding PH domain-containing protein, yielding MSRTVHPIAGVSPPEVTETTVMTVWPSVASTGVGRMLGRLYGLRGGFGALTLGRVALLATIPLGLMLYLSMRLPWRFTRYRLTNRRVLVEEGVNPTVRQFVDLGGFDAIDVQVEPGQEWFAAGDLVFRRGAVGVLRLAGVSRPEAFRRTCLETRQSFTAVEALRSDAYARR
- a CDS encoding aldo/keto reductase produces the protein MTRGGITAADARATVAAAIAAGITHLDTAYCYGEAGESEAAIAAALSTHRRADVVLAGKCGIHWEPGRKQVVDGRPERLRREVDESLRRLGTDHVDLLYLHAPDPRIPIEESAGTLASLRAEGKTLAVGASNISVDLLDRFVAVCPLDACQMHYNILQREIEADVLPWCRARGVSVVAYWPLMKGLLTDTMARDRVFPTTDSRHKYPMFQGDEFQRNLDFVDALRPIAHRLGRRVPDIVLAWTAEQDGIISVLVGATNPDQVRENAGSLTCELDDEARQAIARAVAARGAVASRKPV
- a CDS encoding alpha/beta hydrolase, producing the protein MTPSPRTPRERVALVHGFLANTLMLALLARRLRHHGYQTRVWGYGNMCCSILRHAERFATELRRMDADPACGRLHLVTHSMGCIIARAALGMFRPSKLGRFVMLAPPNRGSRVATAAERVFGGIFRPVRELTTIPTSLVNTLPIPPGLEIGVVAAAHDLLVTPESTRPDVHHDHVTLPCMHSSLLFRRDAAELVAGFLATGSFLLPATAIPERAGDVDRSRLPALASWSPPPGVGESS
- a CDS encoding ferrochelatase, yielding MPTDPRGDRSGAAGGLGDGGLYDAVLLVSFGGPDGPDDVMPFLENVVRGRPVPRERLLEVAEHYHHFGGRSLINEQNQALLSALRAELASRGPQLPVYWGNRNWHPLLPDTLKQMTTDGVTRAVALVTSAFSCYSGCRQYRENVAAACATVGGDAPTVDKIRVFFNHPGFVDTMADNLRRALADLGGRGEPVTVLFTAHSIPMSMADTSRYVPQLEESSRLVAEAAGVSDWRLVFQSRSGPPSQPWLEPDVCDAIRGLAGGGVSRVAIVPIGFISDHMEVLYDLDTEAADLCRELGVQMVRVPTAGTAPRFVSMLRDLIAERHWQLPDRPAVGRLSASHDVCPADCCPAPAARPPANPTGSGERPARGPGR